Proteins encoded by one window of Pseudonocardia alni:
- the recO gene encoding DNA repair protein RecO → MAQLYRDTGIVLRVQKLGEADRIITMLTRRHGKIRVVAKGVRRTRSRWGARLEPFNHVDVQCYTGRTLDVVTQAQTVDAFAPAIVADWSAYSCGCAILETADRLVSEEGEPSLRVYLLLLGATRALADGAREPALVLDAFLLRAMSHAGWAPSLSECARCATPGPHRSFTVAGGGMVCPRCRPPGSVTPATETVALLSALLHGDWDTADASGTPTRREASGLVAAHLQWHLERQLRSLPLVDRRARVRPAAVVAPGVPGPAPEPPDGGEATPPDALLG, encoded by the coding sequence GTGGCCCAGCTCTACCGCGACACCGGGATCGTGCTCCGGGTGCAGAAGCTGGGCGAGGCGGACCGGATCATCACGATGCTGACCCGCCGGCACGGCAAGATCCGGGTGGTCGCCAAGGGCGTGCGCCGCACCCGGTCGCGGTGGGGCGCACGGCTGGAGCCGTTCAACCACGTCGATGTCCAGTGCTACACCGGGCGCACGCTGGACGTGGTCACCCAGGCCCAGACGGTCGACGCGTTCGCCCCGGCGATCGTCGCGGACTGGTCGGCGTACTCCTGCGGCTGCGCGATCCTGGAGACCGCGGACCGGCTGGTGTCCGAGGAAGGCGAGCCGAGCCTGCGGGTGTACCTGCTGCTGCTCGGCGCCACCCGGGCGCTGGCCGACGGCGCCCGTGAACCGGCCCTGGTGCTCGACGCGTTCCTGCTGCGGGCGATGAGCCACGCGGGGTGGGCGCCGTCGCTGTCGGAGTGCGCGCGCTGCGCGACCCCCGGCCCGCACCGGTCGTTCACCGTCGCCGGGGGCGGCATGGTGTGCCCGCGCTGCCGCCCGCCGGGCTCGGTGACCCCGGCGACCGAGACGGTGGCCCTGCTGTCCGCGCTGCTGCACGGCGACTGGGACACCGCGGACGCCTCGGGCACCCCGACCCGGCGTGAGGCCAGCGGCCTGGTCGCGGCGCATCTGCAGTGGCATCTGGAGCGGCAGCTGCGCTCGCTGCCCCTGGTCGACCGCCGCGCCCGGGTCCGGCCCGCCGCCGTCGTCGCACCCGGGGTGCCGGGGCCCGCCCCGGAACCGCCGGACGGCGGAGAAGCGACACCCCCGGACGCTCTCCTCGGCTAG
- a CDS encoding isoprenyl transferase translates to MPFQPPAPHPSGARPPEIPPELVPRHVALVMDGNGRWANARGLPRTEGHKRGEASLMDVARGCIDLGVRWLSAYAFSTENWRRSPDEVRFLMGFNRDVIRRRVDEMDAMGVRVRWAGRRPRLWRSVIKELEIAEERTRGNDVLNLTMCVNYGGRAEIVDSVRHLARLAAEGRINPDKIDERMLARYLDEPDMPDVDLFVRSSGEQRTSNFLLWQSAYAEMVFLDTLFPDFDRRHIWQAIEIYARRDRRFGGASERRGPGSSIDTAAAVPNDGVTP, encoded by the coding sequence GTGCCGTTCCAGCCTCCCGCACCGCACCCGTCCGGTGCCCGGCCCCCGGAGATCCCGCCGGAGCTGGTGCCACGCCACGTCGCCCTGGTGATGGACGGCAACGGCCGCTGGGCCAACGCCCGCGGCCTGCCCCGCACGGAGGGCCACAAGCGGGGCGAGGCCTCGCTGATGGACGTCGCCCGCGGATGCATCGATCTGGGCGTGCGCTGGCTGTCGGCGTACGCGTTCTCCACCGAGAACTGGCGGCGCAGCCCCGATGAGGTCCGGTTCCTGATGGGCTTCAACCGCGACGTGATCCGCCGCCGCGTCGACGAGATGGACGCGATGGGGGTCCGGGTCCGCTGGGCGGGCCGGCGCCCGCGACTGTGGCGGTCGGTGATCAAGGAGCTGGAGATCGCCGAGGAGCGCACCCGTGGCAACGACGTGCTGAACCTGACCATGTGCGTCAACTACGGCGGCCGCGCCGAGATCGTCGACTCCGTGCGGCATCTCGCCCGCCTCGCCGCGGAGGGCCGGATCAACCCCGACAAGATCGACGAGCGGATGCTGGCCCGGTACCTCGACGAGCCGGACATGCCCGACGTCGACCTGTTCGTGCGCTCCTCGGGGGAGCAGCGGACGTCGAACTTCCTGCTCTGGCAGAGCGCCTACGCCGAGATGGTCTTCCTGGACACGCTGTTCCCGGACTTCGACCGGCGCCACATCTGGCAGGCGATCGAGATCTACGCGCGCCGGGACCGGCGTTTCGGGGGAGCTTCCGAGCGTCGCGGACCGGGCTCGAGCATCGACACGGCCGCCGCCGTCCCGAACGATGGAGTGACACCGTGA
- a CDS encoding glycine--tRNA ligase: MASKPTSAKIETIVALTKRRGFVFASGEIYGGTRSAWDYGPLGVELKDNIKRQWWKTMVTGRDDVVGLDSSVILPRQTWVASGHVGTFSDPLVECESCHKRYRADQLAEEFAERKGRDPEQADQNDLSEVPCPNCGTRGQFTAPREFNMMLKTFLGPVESEEGLHYLRPETAQGIFVNFLNVQTTSRKKPPFGIGQIGKSFRNEITPGNFIFRTREFEQMEMEYFVEPGSDEELHQYWIDERTRWYTDLGISPDNLRHYEHAKEKLSHYSKRTVDIEYRFNFTGQEWGELEGIANRTDFDLTAHSNHSGVDLSFYDQASDTRYKPYVIEPAAGVGRSMMAFLIEAYTEDEAPNAKGGVDKRVVLKLDRRLAPVKAAVLPLSRNADLSPKAKDLAAQLRKNWNVDFDDAGAIGRRYRRQDEIGTPFCITVDFDTLTDQAVTIRERDSMAQERVALDQVETYLATRLLGC; this comes from the coding sequence GTGGCCAGCAAGCCCACCTCCGCCAAGATCGAGACCATCGTCGCGCTGACCAAGCGGCGCGGATTCGTCTTCGCCTCCGGTGAGATCTACGGCGGTACCCGGTCGGCGTGGGACTACGGGCCCCTCGGCGTCGAGCTGAAGGACAACATCAAGCGCCAGTGGTGGAAGACCATGGTGACCGGCCGCGACGACGTCGTCGGCCTGGACTCCTCGGTCATCCTGCCGCGCCAGACCTGGGTCGCGTCGGGCCACGTCGGCACCTTCTCCGACCCGCTGGTCGAGTGCGAGTCCTGCCACAAGCGCTACCGCGCCGACCAGCTCGCCGAGGAGTTCGCCGAGCGCAAGGGCCGCGACCCGGAGCAGGCCGACCAGAACGACCTCTCCGAGGTCCCCTGCCCGAACTGCGGCACCCGCGGGCAGTTCACCGCGCCCCGCGAGTTCAACATGATGCTCAAGACCTTCCTCGGCCCGGTGGAGTCCGAGGAGGGGCTGCACTACCTGCGCCCGGAGACCGCGCAGGGCATCTTCGTGAACTTCCTGAACGTGCAGACGACCTCGCGCAAGAAGCCGCCGTTCGGCATCGGCCAGATCGGCAAGAGCTTCCGCAACGAGATCACCCCGGGCAACTTCATCTTCCGCACGCGCGAGTTCGAGCAGATGGAGATGGAGTACTTCGTCGAGCCCGGCAGCGACGAGGAGCTGCACCAGTACTGGATCGACGAGCGCACCCGCTGGTACACCGACCTGGGCATCTCGCCGGACAACCTGCGGCACTACGAGCACGCCAAGGAGAAGCTCTCCCACTACTCGAAGCGCACCGTCGACATCGAGTACCGGTTCAACTTCACCGGCCAGGAGTGGGGCGAGCTCGAGGGCATCGCGAACCGCACCGACTTCGACCTCACGGCGCACTCGAACCACTCGGGCGTCGACCTGTCGTTCTACGACCAGGCCTCCGACACCCGGTACAAGCCGTACGTGATCGAGCCCGCCGCCGGTGTCGGCCGGTCGATGATGGCCTTCCTCATCGAGGCCTACACCGAGGACGAGGCGCCCAACGCCAAGGGCGGCGTCGACAAGCGGGTCGTGCTGAAGCTCGACCGCAGGCTCGCCCCGGTCAAGGCCGCGGTGCTGCCGCTGTCGCGCAACGCCGACCTGTCGCCCAAGGCGAAGGACCTGGCCGCGCAGCTCCGCAAGAACTGGAACGTCGACTTCGACGACGCCGGCGCCATCGGCCGCCGGTACCGCCGCCAGGACGAGATCGGCACCCCGTTCTGCATCACGGTCGACTTCGACACCCTCACCGACCAGGCGGTGACGATCCGCGAGCGCGACTCGATGGCGCAGGAGCGGGTCGCCCTCGACCAGGTCGAGACCTACCTGGCGACGCGCCTGCTCGGCTGCTGA
- a CDS encoding ArsR/SmtB family transcription factor has translation MSAAAQTTHAPGAGPGADDDHHPAPEPGPTRDPRTLAAAGDLLRALAAPVRIAIVLQLLEHSRCVHDLVDALGVTQPLISQHLRVLKAAGVVEGERKGREVLYSLVDDHLAHIVVDAVAHVEEDT, from the coding sequence ATGTCTGCCGCAGCCCAGACCACGCACGCACCGGGAGCCGGCCCGGGTGCGGACGACGACCACCACCCCGCGCCCGAGCCCGGCCCGACCCGCGACCCGCGCACCCTGGCCGCCGCGGGCGACCTGCTGCGGGCACTCGCCGCACCGGTCCGGATCGCCATCGTCCTGCAGCTGCTGGAACACTCCCGGTGCGTCCACGACCTGGTGGACGCGCTCGGGGTCACCCAGCCCCTGATCAGCCAGCACCTGCGGGTCCTCAAGGCCGCCGGGGTGGTCGAGGGCGAGCGGAAGGGCCGTGAGGTGCTGTACTCGCTGGTGGACGACCACCTGGCGCACATCGTGGTGGACGCCGTCGCCCACGTCGAGGAGGACACGTGA
- the ybeY gene encoding rRNA maturation RNase YbeY, with the protein MSIEVVNESGITVDEAQIVSVARYALDAMKVSPSAELAITAVGLDAMEELHVRWMDEPGPTDVMAFPMDSLVEDTRRPDAPDLGPALLGDVVLCPAFARDQARKAGHTLADELHLLTVHGILHLLGYDHLEPEDEREMFALQNRLLVRWRSDRARERARDAQKRSDDRLLGAAGFEDESGR; encoded by the coding sequence GTGAGCATCGAGGTCGTCAACGAGTCCGGGATCACGGTCGACGAGGCGCAGATCGTGTCGGTGGCCCGGTACGCGCTGGACGCGATGAAGGTGAGCCCGTCCGCCGAGCTGGCGATCACCGCCGTCGGGCTGGACGCGATGGAGGAGCTGCACGTCCGCTGGATGGACGAGCCGGGCCCCACCGACGTCATGGCGTTCCCCATGGACTCCCTCGTCGAGGACACCCGGCGCCCCGATGCGCCGGACCTGGGTCCGGCCCTGCTCGGCGACGTCGTGCTCTGCCCGGCCTTCGCCCGGGACCAGGCGCGCAAGGCCGGGCACACCCTGGCCGACGAGCTGCACCTGCTGACCGTGCACGGCATCCTGCACCTGCTGGGGTACGACCACCTCGAACCCGAGGACGAGCGCGAGATGTTCGCACTGCAGAACCGGCTGCTGGTCCGCTGGCGGTCCGACCGGGCCCGCGAGCGCGCCCGGGACGCCCAGAAGCGCAGCGACGACCGCCTGCTCGGTGCCGCCGGCTTCGAGGACGAGTCCGGCCGGTGA
- a CDS encoding antibiotic biosynthesis monooxygenase, whose product MLLVCRFRVSPSEEAAFTARAARALELLAARPGCRGGEAGRAIEDAGQWVLTVRFDSVDAYRRALGPFEVREHVHPLLAEADTTTEATYESLITVTAGAAPVHHPSLLS is encoded by the coding sequence GTGCTGCTGGTCTGCCGCTTCCGCGTGTCCCCCTCCGAGGAGGCCGCGTTCACCGCGCGCGCGGCCCGCGCGCTGGAGCTCCTGGCCGCCCGGCCGGGCTGCCGCGGAGGTGAGGCGGGCCGGGCGATCGAGGATGCCGGGCAGTGGGTCCTGACCGTCCGCTTCGACTCCGTCGACGCCTACCGGCGCGCCCTGGGGCCGTTCGAGGTCCGTGAGCACGTGCACCCGCTGCTGGCCGAGGCCGACACGACCACGGAGGCGACCTACGAGTCCCTCATCACGGTGACCGCCGGCGCCGCTCCCGTCCACCACCCCAGCCTGCTGAGCTAG
- a CDS encoding DUF2795 domain-containing protein, whose protein sequence is MTARTTTADAVRSALHGLEFPASKDDLAWTAERNGADAATVEALRAVPAEEYYTSIGAVVSATDLRDDDPAAQTAGDTDGETREETEQLRRQRRTGHNASGLSESGTDADPVNPIAEELGTNRKK, encoded by the coding sequence ATGACAGCCCGTACGACGACCGCCGACGCCGTCCGCAGCGCCCTGCACGGTCTGGAGTTCCCCGCTTCCAAGGACGACCTGGCGTGGACCGCCGAGCGCAACGGCGCCGACGCCGCGACGGTCGAGGCCCTGCGGGCGGTGCCGGCCGAGGAGTACTACACCTCGATCGGTGCCGTGGTCTCCGCCACCGACCTGCGCGACGACGACCCGGCCGCGCAGACCGCGGGCGACACCGACGGGGAGACCCGCGAGGAGACCGAGCAGCTGCGCCGGCAGCGACGCACCGGACACAACGCCTCGGGCCTGTCGGAGTCCGGCACGGACGCCGACCCGGTCAACCCGATCGCCGAGGAGCTCGGGACCAACCGCAAGAAGTGA
- the era gene encoding GTPase Era, with amino-acid sequence MTGAQPEGFRSGFACFVGRPNAGKSTLTNALVREKIAITSSRPQTTRHAIRGIVHRPDAQIVLVDTPGLHRPRTLLGSRLNDLVRETWSEVDVVGFCVPADEKVGKGDRFIAEELRRIAAHTPVVAVVTKTDTARPEQVAERLTEVSALMEFTEVVPTSARSGFQVSLLSDLLVGLLPEGPQLYPDGDLTDEPTDVLVAELVREAALEGVRDELPHSIAVVVEETIEKKDLLEIYAIIYVERSSQKGIVIGKGGARLKQVGSDARRQIEKLLGTRVHLDLHVKIAEDWQRDPKQLRKLGF; translated from the coding sequence GTGACCGGCGCACAGCCCGAGGGCTTCCGGTCCGGGTTCGCCTGCTTCGTCGGCAGGCCCAACGCCGGCAAGTCGACGCTGACCAACGCGCTGGTCAGGGAGAAGATCGCGATCACCTCCTCGCGCCCGCAGACCACCCGGCACGCGATCCGCGGGATCGTGCACCGCCCGGACGCCCAGATCGTCCTGGTCGACACCCCGGGGCTGCACCGCCCGCGGACCCTGCTCGGGTCGCGGCTCAACGACCTGGTGCGCGAGACCTGGTCCGAGGTCGACGTCGTCGGGTTCTGCGTGCCCGCCGACGAGAAGGTCGGCAAGGGCGACCGGTTCATCGCCGAGGAGCTGCGGCGGATCGCCGCGCACACCCCGGTGGTCGCCGTCGTCACCAAGACCGACACCGCCCGCCCCGAGCAGGTCGCCGAGCGGCTCACCGAGGTGTCGGCCCTGATGGAGTTCACCGAGGTCGTGCCGACCTCGGCGCGGTCGGGTTTCCAGGTGTCGCTGCTCTCGGACCTGCTGGTCGGGTTGCTGCCGGAGGGCCCGCAGCTCTACCCGGACGGCGACCTCACCGACGAGCCGACCGACGTGCTCGTCGCCGAGCTCGTGCGGGAGGCGGCGCTGGAGGGTGTGCGCGACGAACTGCCGCACTCGATCGCCGTCGTCGTCGAGGAGACGATCGAGAAGAAGGACCTCCTGGAGATCTACGCGATCATCTACGTCGAGCGGTCCAGCCAGAAGGGCATCGTGATCGGCAAGGGCGGTGCCCGGCTCAAGCAGGTCGGCAGCGACGCCCGTCGCCAGATCGAGAAGCTGCTGGGCACCCGGGTGCACCTCGACCTGCACGTGAAGATCGCCGAGGACTGGCAGCGGGACCCGAAGCAGCTGCGCAAGCTGGGGTTCTGA
- a CDS encoding Fur family transcriptional regulator: MTQRSTAGPRGIRATRQRAAVTALLDRLEDFRSAQEIHEELRRAGEGIGLTTVYRTLQTLADGGEVDVLRVASGEAVYRRCETEHHHHHLVCRRCGAAVEIEGPAVESWTESVAQKHGFTEVSHTLEIFGLCGRCSAG; this comes from the coding sequence ATGACGCAGCGGTCCACCGCCGGGCCGCGCGGCATCCGCGCCACCCGGCAGCGGGCCGCCGTCACCGCGCTGCTCGACCGTCTGGAGGACTTCCGGTCCGCCCAGGAGATCCACGAGGAGCTGCGGCGCGCCGGTGAGGGCATCGGTCTGACCACGGTCTACCGGACGCTGCAGACCCTCGCCGACGGCGGCGAGGTCGACGTGCTGCGGGTCGCGTCCGGCGAGGCGGTCTACCGGCGCTGCGAGACCGAGCACCACCACCATCATCTGGTGTGCCGCCGGTGCGGCGCCGCCGTCGAGATCGAGGGCCCCGCGGTGGAGTCCTGGACCGAATCGGTCGCGCAGAAGCACGGCTTCACCGAGGTGTCGCACACCCTGGAGATCTTCGGCCTCTGCGGCCGCTGCTCGGCGGGGTGA
- a CDS encoding hemolysin family protein: MTTVWLIVATVLLVLLAGVFAAADSALMSISRARVDAVVRAGRAGAKALAAVVADRPRHVNLLMLLRVTCETVAIILLAVALAPLFSATWIGLLLTGVLMVLASYVLIGVGPRTLGRQHPYRIGLLLAGPIRAIGVVLSPLAKLLILLGNAITPGPGFRDGPFSTEVELRELVDMASNRGVVDEGERKMIHSVFELGETPVRDIMVPRPDLIWTERDTPVEKVLRLALKSGYSRIPVLGEGVDDVIGIAYLKDLVRAREEARRGEREVPLLDILRPAAFVPDSKRSDDLMREMQRTRNHMAVVVDEYGGTAGVVTIEDILEEIVGEITDEYDTEEVPEVAEASDGAFRVSARLPAEDLEELFAGRFRGTPREDELHEALENADVDTVGGLLAQRLGKVPLPGATAELDGLLRLQGEGGKDARGRVRITSVLVSPLEPAETEDTGHDEPRGDARESDVPDHVAGDPTEHAGADRH, encoded by the coding sequence GTGACCACCGTCTGGCTGATCGTCGCGACGGTCCTGCTCGTGCTGCTGGCCGGGGTGTTCGCCGCCGCGGACTCGGCCCTCATGTCGATCTCGCGCGCCCGGGTGGACGCCGTGGTGCGCGCCGGCCGCGCCGGCGCGAAGGCGCTCGCCGCCGTCGTCGCGGACCGGCCGCGGCACGTCAACCTGCTGATGCTGCTGCGGGTCACCTGCGAGACGGTCGCGATCATCCTGCTGGCCGTCGCGCTCGCGCCGCTGTTCTCCGCCACCTGGATCGGGCTGCTGCTCACCGGCGTTCTCATGGTGCTCGCCAGCTACGTCCTGATCGGGGTCGGCCCGCGGACGCTGGGCCGCCAGCACCCCTACCGGATCGGGCTGCTGCTCGCGGGCCCGATCCGCGCGATCGGCGTCGTGCTGTCCCCGCTGGCGAAGCTGCTGATCCTGCTGGGCAACGCGATCACCCCGGGCCCCGGTTTCCGCGACGGCCCGTTCTCCACCGAGGTGGAGCTGCGCGAGCTCGTCGACATGGCCAGCAACCGCGGCGTGGTCGACGAGGGCGAGCGCAAGATGATCCACTCGGTGTTCGAGCTGGGGGAGACCCCGGTCCGCGACATCATGGTGCCGCGGCCGGACCTCATCTGGACCGAGCGCGACACCCCGGTGGAGAAGGTACTGCGCCTGGCGCTCAAGAGCGGCTACTCACGCATCCCGGTGCTCGGCGAGGGCGTGGACGACGTCATCGGCATCGCCTACCTCAAGGACCTGGTCCGGGCCCGCGAGGAGGCCCGGCGCGGAGAGCGTGAGGTCCCGCTGCTCGACATCCTGCGCCCCGCGGCCTTCGTGCCGGACTCCAAGCGCAGCGACGACCTCATGCGCGAGATGCAGCGCACCCGCAACCACATGGCCGTCGTCGTCGACGAGTACGGCGGCACCGCGGGCGTGGTGACGATCGAGGACATCCTGGAGGAGATCGTCGGCGAGATCACCGACGAGTACGACACCGAGGAGGTGCCCGAGGTCGCCGAGGCCTCCGACGGCGCCTTCCGGGTCTCCGCCCGGCTGCCCGCCGAGGACCTCGAGGAGCTGTTCGCCGGCCGGTTCCGCGGCACCCCGCGCGAGGACGAGCTGCACGAGGCGCTGGAGAACGCCGACGTCGACACCGTCGGCGGGCTGCTCGCCCAACGGCTGGGCAAGGTGCCGCTGCCCGGCGCCACCGCCGAGCTGGACGGCCTGCTGCGGCTGCAGGGAGAGGGCGGCAAGGACGCCCGCGGCCGTGTCCGCATCACCTCGGTGCTGGTCAGCCCGCTGGAGCCGGCCGAGACCGAGGACACCGGCCACGACGAGCCGCGCGGGGACGCCCGGGAGTCCGACGTGCCCGACCACGTCGCCGGCGACCCCACCGAGCACGCCGGCGCCGACCGGCACTGA
- a CDS encoding aminotransferase class V-fold PLP-dependent enzyme, with the protein MTLALSRPVQHALPRVVGADLTVPLVDGRWARYCDLDSAASAPALESVAAHVAQVLPYHGSVHRGAGWTSKVCTALVENARADVARFVRARADDVAVFTRNTTDALGLLARAVPGPVVTLDLEHHATLLAWRGGSGGAEHRVVRAGHSIAATLDALRAELAARPDAALVAVTGASNVTGELLPVAEIARIAHAAGARLCVDAAQLAPHRRVDLAGWGADYVALSGHKLYAPFGAGVLVGRRDWLDAAEPHVAGGGAVRSVGVTADDAVDGPGGTVTEWLPAPQRHEGGTPNVLGAAALGAACRTLEDLIDDVVPAHERELAARLRAGLATVRGLRILSCFDDGPDADRTATVSFTLGELPAGLVAAALSAEYGIGVRDGRFCAHPLLERLTGGGDAVRASLGLRTGPSDVDRLVDALTDLARRGPAWTYALVDGRWAPTPDPRPADPFARGRELQAVPGCGD; encoded by the coding sequence ATGACCCTCGCCCTGTCGCGTCCCGTCCAGCACGCGCTGCCCCGTGTCGTCGGCGCGGACCTCACCGTCCCGCTCGTCGACGGCAGGTGGGCCCGCTACTGCGACCTCGACTCCGCCGCGTCGGCGCCGGCGCTGGAGAGCGTCGCCGCGCACGTTGCGCAGGTGCTGCCCTACCACGGCAGCGTGCACCGCGGCGCCGGCTGGACCTCGAAGGTCTGCACCGCCCTGGTGGAGAACGCCCGCGCCGACGTCGCCCGGTTCGTCCGGGCCCGCGCCGACGACGTCGCGGTGTTCACCCGCAACACCACCGACGCGCTCGGCCTGCTCGCGCGCGCCGTGCCCGGCCCGGTGGTGACCCTCGACCTGGAGCACCACGCGACGCTGCTGGCCTGGCGGGGCGGTTCCGGTGGCGCCGAGCACCGGGTCGTGCGGGCCGGCCACAGCATCGCCGCGACCCTCGACGCGCTGCGGGCCGAGCTCGCCGCCCGTCCCGACGCCGCGCTGGTCGCGGTCACCGGTGCGTCCAACGTGACCGGCGAGCTCCTCCCGGTCGCCGAGATCGCCCGGATCGCGCACGCCGCGGGCGCCCGGCTGTGCGTCGACGCAGCGCAGCTCGCCCCGCACCGGCGCGTCGACCTGGCCGGGTGGGGCGCGGACTACGTCGCGCTGTCCGGGCACAAGCTCTACGCGCCCTTCGGTGCCGGGGTCCTCGTCGGCCGCCGGGACTGGCTCGACGCCGCAGAGCCGCACGTCGCGGGCGGGGGAGCGGTCCGGTCGGTCGGCGTCACGGCCGACGACGCCGTCGACGGCCCGGGCGGCACCGTCACCGAGTGGCTGCCCGCGCCGCAACGCCACGAGGGCGGCACCCCGAACGTGCTCGGCGCCGCCGCACTGGGCGCGGCCTGCCGCACCCTCGAGGACCTGATCGACGACGTCGTGCCCGCCCACGAGCGCGAGCTCGCCGCCCGGCTGCGCGCGGGCCTGGCGACCGTCCGCGGCCTGCGGATCCTGTCCTGCTTCGACGACGGGCCCGACGCCGACCGCACCGCGACCGTCTCGTTCACCCTCGGCGAGCTGCCCGCCGGCCTCGTCGCGGCGGCGCTGTCCGCCGAGTACGGCATCGGTGTCCGCGACGGGCGGTTCTGCGCGCACCCGCTGCTGGAGCGGCTCACCGGCGGCGGCGACGCGGTGCGGGCCTCGCTGGGCCTGCGCACCGGCCCCTCCGACGTCGACCGCCTGGTCGACGCGCTGACCGACCTGGCGCGGCGCGGTCCGGCCTGGACCTACGCCCTCGTCGACGGCCGGTGGGCGCCCACCCCGGACCCGCGCCCCGCCGACCCGTTCGCCCGGGGCCGGGAGCTGCAGGCCGTCCCCGGCTGCGGGGACTGA
- the lhgO gene encoding L-2-hydroxyglutarate oxidase: protein MTGLPATPRYDLVVVGGGIVGLATAYAATRNGLSVAVVEREQRLANHQTGNNSNVVHSGLYYAPGGYKARLAVAGCAETIAFCREHDLPHQVCGKLVVATEPEELPRLDELARRGAANGVENHRLDEHGIRTYEPDVRGLAALWVPSTGITDYRLVAEKLGELVEKNGGEVHLGRTVTGFARRPSDVVVRTTRGDLLGTRAVVCGGLRCDELARLAGADPGVRIVPFRGEYSGFSERAASLVRGLIYPVPDPAFPFLGVHATRGIDGTVHAGPNAVLAMAREGYDWRTIRPKELLGTLTYPGMVKVARTHWRYGIGEVRRSLSTRAMVRQIQRMLPDVTAADLHPAGAGVRAQAVKADGTLVDDFLFLDQAGPDGAGRPGSILHVLNAPSPAATAALPIGREILDRLGAA from the coding sequence GTGACCGGGCTGCCCGCGACACCGCGCTACGACCTGGTCGTCGTCGGCGGTGGGATCGTCGGCCTGGCCACCGCGTACGCCGCCACCCGCAACGGGCTCAGCGTCGCCGTCGTCGAGCGTGAGCAGCGCCTGGCGAACCACCAGACCGGCAACAACTCCAACGTCGTGCACTCCGGGCTGTACTACGCGCCGGGCGGCTACAAGGCACGTCTGGCCGTCGCCGGGTGTGCCGAGACCATCGCGTTCTGCCGCGAGCACGACCTGCCGCACCAGGTGTGCGGCAAGCTCGTCGTCGCGACCGAGCCCGAGGAGCTGCCCCGGCTCGACGAGCTGGCCCGCCGCGGCGCCGCCAACGGCGTGGAGAACCACCGCCTCGACGAGCACGGCATCCGCACCTACGAGCCCGACGTCCGCGGTCTCGCCGCGCTGTGGGTGCCCTCGACCGGCATCACCGACTACCGGCTGGTTGCGGAGAAGCTCGGCGAGCTGGTGGAGAAGAACGGCGGCGAGGTCCACCTGGGCCGCACCGTCACCGGGTTCGCCCGCCGCCCGTCCGACGTCGTCGTGCGCACCACCCGCGGTGACCTGCTCGGCACCCGCGCGGTCGTCTGTGGCGGCCTGCGCTGCGACGAGCTCGCCCGCCTGGCCGGTGCCGACCCCGGGGTGCGGATCGTGCCGTTCCGCGGCGAGTACTCCGGCTTCTCCGAGCGGGCCGCCTCGCTGGTCCGCGGCCTGATCTACCCGGTGCCCGACCCGGCGTTCCCGTTCCTCGGGGTGCACGCCACCCGCGGCATCGACGGCACCGTCCACGCCGGCCCGAACGCCGTGCTCGCGATGGCCCGTGAGGGCTACGACTGGCGCACGATCAGACCGAAGGAGCTGCTGGGCACGCTGACCTATCCCGGCATGGTCAAGGTGGCGCGCACGCACTGGCGCTACGGCATCGGCGAGGTCCGCCGCTCGCTGTCGACGCGGGCGATGGTCCGCCAGATCCAGCGGATGCTGCCCGACGTCACCGCCGCCGACCTGCACCCGGCCGGCGCCGGGGTGCGGGCCCAGGCGGTGAAGGCCGACGGCACCCTGGTCGACGACTTCCTGTTCCTCGACCAGGCCGGTCCGGACGGCGCGGGCCGCCCCGGCTCGATCCTGCACGTGCTGAACGCACCGTCCCCGGCGGCGACGGCGGCCCTGCCGATCGGCCGCGAGATCCTCGACCGGCTGGGTGCGGCGTGA